A part of Planococcus sp. MB-3u-03 genomic DNA contains:
- a CDS encoding amino acid ABC transporter permease produces MSDIEWGLLFDPELAINSLPYVLEGIWLTLLISMGSMLGGLVIGFFLALARTSKQPLLHLPARLYISFMRGVPILVILFLLYFALPVIGLEFTALQAALIGFTINSAAYIAEVFRSALASVDKGQWESSTALGLSYWQTMRRIILPQSVRIAVPPLSNVYLDLIKASSLAAMITVPEIFQKARIVGAREYDLLTLLILVALIYWAICTVMTVLQNYLEKRYAEYL; encoded by the coding sequence ATGAGCGATATCGAATGGGGGCTGTTATTTGATCCTGAACTTGCGATCAATTCCCTGCCCTATGTGCTCGAGGGCATTTGGTTAACGCTGTTGATTTCAATGGGCAGCATGCTGGGCGGACTGGTCATCGGCTTTTTCCTGGCGCTCGCCAGGACATCAAAACAGCCGCTGCTCCATCTGCCGGCGCGCCTTTATATTTCCTTTATGCGCGGTGTGCCGATTCTCGTCATCTTGTTTTTGCTGTATTTCGCACTCCCTGTCATCGGCCTTGAATTCACCGCCTTGCAAGCAGCGCTCATCGGCTTCACGATCAATAGCGCCGCCTATATCGCGGAAGTGTTCCGGTCGGCTCTTGCCTCTGTCGACAAAGGCCAATGGGAATCATCCACTGCACTCGGCCTCAGCTATTGGCAGACCATGCGCCGGATCATCCTGCCGCAATCGGTGCGCATTGCGGTGCCACCTTTATCGAATGTCTATTTGGACCTGATCAAAGCATCATCGCTCGCGGCCATGATCACGGTGCCTGAGATTTTCCAAAAAGCGCGAATTGTCGGCGCACGGGAATACGACCTGTTGACGTTGCTCATCCTGGTCGCACTCATCTACTGGGCCATCTGCACAGTCATGACCGTGCTGCAGAACTATCTGGAAAAACGCTACGCTGAATACCTATAA
- a CDS encoding VOC family protein: MAIQANQIFVNLPVKDLERSMKFFGEMGFDFDERMTDNNATCMIIGHNMYAMLLVEDFFKSFTHKDIADTSKCAEAIIALSASSREAVDEWVEKAMAAGGSSANEPMDNKFMYSWSFHDPDGHLWEVMYMEDEAFE, from the coding sequence ATGGCCATTCAAGCGAACCAGATTTTCGTTAATTTGCCGGTTAAGGATTTGGAGAGATCGATGAAGTTTTTTGGCGAGATGGGCTTTGATTTCGATGAGCGGATGACGGACAATAACGCCACCTGCATGATCATCGGCCACAATATGTACGCCATGCTGCTGGTGGAAGACTTCTTCAAAAGCTTCACCCATAAAGACATTGCCGACACATCCAAATGTGCAGAGGCGATCATTGCCTTATCGGCGTCTAGCCGGGAGGCCGTTGATGAATGGGTGGAAAAAGCGATGGCAGCCGGCGGCAGTTCCGCAAACGAGCCGATGGACAATAAGTTTATGTATTCTTGGAGTTTTCACGACCCGGACGGCCATTTATGGGAAGTCATGTATATGGAAGACGAGGCATTCGAATAA